TCCCCAAAGGGCTGCCTGAGGTCGGATTGGTCACACAGGTTGTGGTCAGCAAATACCGGGATTACCAACCGCTCTATCGTCAACACCCCATCTTTACCCGCAGTGGTGTGGACATCCCTGTCAGTACGCTGGCCGGTTGGGTCGGTACTGCGGGTGTTGCACTGGAGCCACTGGTTGCATTGATGCGTCTGGAATTGCTGAAAAGAACGGTGTTACATGCCGATGAAACTCCGCTGCTGATACTGGATGCCAAACAGGGGGGCAAAGCCCGCAAAGGTTATCTGTGGGCCTACGTCAGTGGGGAAAAGACGGGACCCGCCATCGTCTGCTTCGACAGCCAACCCGGGCGAGCAGCGAAATATCCACAAGCGTACCTGAGCGGCTGGCGTGGTAATCTGGTGAGCGACGGCTACGCCGCCTATCATCCCCTGAACAATGGGGGTGAAGTCGTCAACGTGGCCTGCTGGGCGCATGTGCGGCGGGGCTTTGCGGACCTGTTCAAAGCGAATCAGGATCCGCGTGCAGAAACAGCCTTGAAGATGATTGGCCAGCTTTATAAGTTGGAAAAGAGTATCCGACACCGACCGGTCGATAAAATTCGGCAGTGGCGACAACGGTACTCGAAGCCCAGGCTGGAGGCCTTGTGGGTCTGGCTGGCGTGCCAGGTTAAAGCTTGTGCGCCGGGTTCGGCGTTATATAAAGCTATCCAATATGCGCTGAATCACAAAATCGCACTTTGCCGGTTCGTGGATGATGGCGAATTACCGCTGGACAACAACCGGTGTGAGCGCGCCATCAGGCCAGTGGTGATGGGGCGGTCGAACGGGCTGTTTGCGGGGTCATTGGCGGCGGGTCAACGCGCAGCCAACATCATGAGTCTGCTGGAAACCGCGCGGCTGAACGGTCTTGAGCCGTACGCGTGGTTGAAATCGGTGCTGACGCGTTTACCGGAATGGCCGGAAGAGCGCCTGCACGAACTGTTACCCTTCGCAGAAAACACCTTCACCGACTAACCGGTTCTGTGCCATGCAGAACCAACCTCTTACGTCAATGTGAGTTCACCGTACTATTACGATTCAGTGAGTTAACGTTAAAGTCTATTTCCGTCATCACAGCTCAAGTTCGGCAATCAGCGTATCGAGATCTATCGTCTTCCCGTCGCCCTGAAATCGGTAATGTCCGTTTAGCAGGATGTGCTGCCAGGCAACCGATGATATCCGGGTGAGCAGTTCCACTGCTTTGGT
This window of the Yersinia enterocolitica genome carries:
- a CDS encoding IS66 family transposase, which translates into the protein MDIHAVAGIMDSMDISALSTTNDIDQLRTLAFTMVQSLMARDALIQEKEHRIRLLEEALMLARQQRFGRKGEALSGLQRSLFEEDTDADIAAAQTQLDALLPKDRSDEAEKRSTPVRKPLAEHLPRVEQVMAPTSDHCPDCGHTLRFMRDEISERLDYIPARFVVNRYIRPQYSCDGCQTVVSASLPATLIPKGLPEVGLVTQVVVSKYRDYQPLYRQHPIFTRSGVDIPVSTLAGWVGTAGVALEPLVALMRLELLKRTVLHADETPLLILDAKQGGKARKGYLWAYVSGEKTGPAIVCFDSQPGRAAKYPQAYLSGWRGNLVSDGYAAYHPLNNGGEVVNVACWAHVRRGFADLFKANQDPRAETALKMIGQLYKLEKSIRHRPVDKIRQWRQRYSKPRLEALWVWLACQVKACAPGSALYKAIQYALNHKIALCRFVDDGELPLDNNRCERAIRPVVMGRSNGLFAGSLAAGQRAANIMSLLETARLNGLEPYAWLKSVLTRLPEWPEERLHELLPFAENTFTD